In one Arachis duranensis cultivar V14167 chromosome 9, aradu.V14167.gnm2.J7QH, whole genome shotgun sequence genomic region, the following are encoded:
- the LOC107464309 gene encoding probable serine/threonine protein phosphatase 2A regulatory subunit B''delta produces the protein MKMEVDGNEAVLDLDLLELPEVPASALKSNAALLESLFDQWLSLPESNRLITTLLNEAKLKNETLNNLSNLSSKGLPPLSPKCTPSPTSLNRPATPRIDLCNNMKAASDDNIRQFYFEHGRPAPQEMIEECRFKIYELFNDYGEEAGHLMHMKEFKFVTKEVCDLPSFFSKVLFRKINNNENHDYLTKDAFYDYWINKNLLTCDKATKIYRILKKPELDYLTHDDFNPVLYELLETHPGLEFLKNTPDFQERYAETVIYKIFYYVNRSGNGRITLRELKRYGKTLIDAMDQVDEEDDINRVLRFFSYEQFYSTYCQFWELDSDNNFLIEKESLIRYGNHALTYRIVDRIFTEIPRKFTSKVERRMSYEDFVYFVTAEEDKLAEPSLEYWLKCIDLDGDEVLTRHELQFFYEEQLHRMECLGLEPIYFEDILCMMFDMINPKNEGYITLRDLKGSKSSGHFFNTLFNLTKFLKVKVF, from the coding sequence ATGAAGATGGAGGTCGATGGCAATGAGGCGGTGTTAGACCTGGACTTGTTGGAGCTGCCGGAGGTGCCTGCTTCGGCTCTCAAGAGTAACGCCGCTCTTCTGGAGTCTCTCTTCGACCAATGGCTCTCTCTTCCGGAGAGCAATCGACTCATAACGACTTTATTAAACGAagcaaaattgaagaatgaaacACTCAATAATTTGTCTAATTTATCATCAAAAGGTCTTCCACCTCTCTCGCCAAAATGCACGCCATCCCCTACTTCCTTGAATCGCCCCGCGACGCCGAGAATCGACCTCTGTAATAATATGAAGGCTGCTAGCGATGACAATATACGGCAGTTCTACTTTGAACATGGGCGTCCAGCACCACAAGAGATGATTGAAGAATGCAGGTTTAAGATCTACGAATTATTCAATGATTACGGGGAAGAAGCGGGACACCTTATGCATATGAAAGAATTCAAGTTCGTTACGAAGGAAGTTTGCGACCTGCCGTCCTTCTTCTCGAAGGTTCTGTTcagaaaaatcaacaataatgaaAATCACGACTACCTCACGAAGGATGCTTTCTATGATTATTGGATCAATAAAAACTTGCTGACGTGTGACAAAGCAACTAAAATATACAGAATTTTAAAGAAGCCAGAGCTCGATTACCTTACTCATGACGATTTTAATCCGGTGCTATACGAGCTTCTAGAAACTCATCCGGGGCTAGAGTTCTTGAAGAACACACCTGATTTCCAAGAAAGATACGCAGAAACCgtaatatacaaaatattttactacGTGAATAGATCGGGTAACGGTCGAATTACACTGCGAGAGTTGAAGCGTTATGGCAAAACCTTGATTGATGCAATGGATCAAGTTGACGAAGAAGATGACATTAATAGGGTTTTGAGATTCTTCTCTTATGAACAATTCTACTCTACATACTGCCAGTTTTGGGAGCTGGATTCGGACAACAATTTCTTGATAGAAAAAGAAAGCCTTATCAGATACGGTAACCATGCTCTTACCTATCGAATCGTGGACAGAATATTCACCGAGATTCCAAGAAAATTTACCAGTAAGGTTGAACGAAGGATGAGTTATGAAGATTTTGTTTACTTCGTGACTGCTGAAGAGGATAAATTAGCTGAACCAAGCCTTGAGTATTGGTTAAAGTGCATCGATCTAGATGGAGATGAAGTTCTAACAAGGCATGAACTGCAATTTTTCTATGAAGAGCAATTGCATCGAATGGAGTGTTTGGGACTTGAGCCTATATATTTTGAGGATATATTGTGCATGATGTTTGACATGATTAACCCTAAGAATGAGGGTTATATCACTCTGCGTGACCTCAAAGGTAGTAAAAGCTCTGGACATTTTTTCAATACCCTGTTCAATCTAACTAAATTTCTCAAGGTTAAGGTGTTTTAG
- the LOC107464458 gene encoding protein SAR DEFICIENT 4: MSSSSSSPFFISTETLCSILTHKTLIDHFQSNLPKASTFLQTPIRHHYSVSPSSSLLLMPSWSSSPSYLPYIGVKLVTHFPQNSALNLPGVQGSYVLFSSTNGQTLASMDSTELTLYRTSCVSGLASKYLARDDSEVLVMVGAGAMAPHLIRAHLSARPSLRRVLIWNRTVEKARTLAQKLRESGEFEEGLRIEGCEDLDEVVGFGDIVSCATNSEAPLVKGEKLKLGAHLDLVGSFKPSMMECDDDAIRRGTVFVDNEAALVEAGELVGAFERGVIGKDEIGGDLLQLIRGDKIGRTSLEHITVFKSVGSAVVDMLAAQLVYETYIRG; this comes from the coding sequence atgtcttcttcttcttcttctccattctTCATATCCACTGAGACCTTATGCTCCATCCTCACCCACAAAACTCTCATAGATCACTTCCAATCAAATCTCCCCAAAGCTTCAACCTTTCTCCAAACTCCAATCCGCCACCACTATTCTGTTTCCCCTTCTTCCTCTCTCCTATTGATGCCATCTTGgtcctcttctccttcttatCTCCCTTACATTGGTGTCAAGCTTGTTACACACTTCCCTCAAAACTCTGCACTCAACTTGCCTGGTGTTCAGGGAAGCTATGTCCTCTTCAGTTCTACCAATGGCCAAACCCTAGCTTCCATGGACTCTACTGAACTCACCCTTTACAGAACCTCTTGTGTCTCTGGCTTGGCTTCCAAGTATTTGGCTAGGGATGACAGTGAGGTTCTTGTCATGGTTGGTGCTGGTGCCATGGCACCCCATTTGATCAGGGCTCATCTTTCAGCCAGGCCCAGTTTGAGGAGAGTCTTGATTTGGAATAGGACAGTTGAAAAGGCAAGAACTTTGGCACAGAAATTGAGAGAAAGTGGGGAATTTGAAGAAGGGTTGAGAATTGAGGGTTGTGAGGATTTGGACGAGGTTGTTGGATTTGGGGATATTGTGAGCTGTGCCACTAATTCCGAGGCACCCCTTGTGAAGGGTGAAAAGTTGAAGCTTGGTGCTCATTTGGATTTGGTGGGTTCATTCAAGCCTTCAATGATGGAATGTGATGATGATGCAATTAGGAGGGGGACTGTGTTTGTGGATAATGAAGCTGCCTTGGTAGAAGCAGGGGAGCTTGTAGGTGCTTTTGAGAGAGGAGTGATTGGAAAAGATGAGATTGGAGGGGATTTGTTGCAACTTATTAGAGGAGACAAAATTGGGAGAACCAGTTTGGAGCATATTACTGTGTTTAAGTCTGTTGGTTCTGCTGTTGTAGATATGCTTGCAGCACAATTGGTGTACGAGACTTATATCAGGGGCTAG
- the LOC107464457 gene encoding uncharacterized protein At3g49140 — MFLETTVAACFPAILDKRVVHIAASCKLHPYNSNCAHHMLWEKCQKCSGIRFTRRNKLVPVKNSIRASTEYLGSAPDPIKKNVKSSYHPFEEFAQPENSGDARPTSAETSRTIIEVNSKATLVFSVLINGEDHENVVWPDVPYLTDERGNIYFQMKTGEDILQSLTSEENYVQVIVGVDTMEMISEMDLSNPSEINFGIEEIGDEDVDDYDEEDEDEDEDEDEDEDEEDDDYDAGWVSVHSDDDEQDDSDEETLADWAKLETMRFSHPMHFAKTLAEIASDDPIDWMEQPPACLAIQGLIRPAFIEEHSMIQKHLSATQTSNTDMSERIKSKGENVDVVRDHVHNLEPPNHDAAQMEKNDNEDIPINETAFYKLEMTKIQLFTAHGVPTVLEVEDYMKAQPDAIAHAASKIISRLQACGEKTEQALKSLCWRCKAIQVEEAQLICVDSLGFDVRVCSGTQVQTLRFAFKKRATSEYSAERQLNDILFPGSHQKPQKLTQTHQNEC; from the exons ATGTTTCTTGAGACCACCGTGGCCGCCTGCTTCCCCGCCATCCTCG ATAAGAGGGTTGTCCATATTGCAGCTTCATGCAAGCTCCATCCTTACAACTCCAACTGTGCTCATCATATGCTCTG GGAAAAATGTCAGAAGTGCAGTGGCATTCGCTTCACAAGAAGGAACAAACTTGTACCTGTAAAGAATAGTATTCGTGCATCAACGGAGTATCTAGGCTCAGCTCCAGATCCTATAAAGAAAAACGTGAAGTCATCATACCATCCATTTGAGGAATTTGCACAGCCAGAGAATAGTGGAGATGCTAGGCCTACATCAGCAGaaacaagtagaacaattatTGAG GTCAACAGCAAAGCAACACTCGTGTTCTCGGTTCTGATCAATGGTGAAGACCATGAAAATGTTGTTTGGCCAGATGTGCCATATTTGACTGATGAACGTGGAA ATATATACTTTCAAATGAAAACTGGTGAAGATATTTTGCAATCCCTTACTTCAGAAGAAAACTATGTG CAAGTCATTGTTGGTGTGGATACCATGGAAATGATATCTGAGATGGACTTATCAAATCCTTCAGAAATTAACTTTGGGATTGAAGAAATAGGTGATGAAGATGTTGATGACTatgatgaagaggatgaagatgaggatgaggatgaggatgaagacgaagatgaagaagatgatgattatgatgcg GGATGGGTATCTGTTCATTCAGATGATGATGAACAGGATGATTCTGATGAGGAGACACTTGCAGACTGGGCAAAACTGGAAACTATGCGTTTTTCACATCCAATGCATTTTGCCAAAACGTTGGCTGAG ATTGCTTCAGATGATCCAATTGATTGGATGGAGCAACCTCCAGCTTGCCTAGCTATCCAAGGCCTTATAAGACCTGCCTTTATTGAAGAACATTCTATGATACAGAAGCATCTATCTGCCACTCAGACCAGCAATACTGACATGAGCGAACGGATCAAAAGTAAAGGAGAAAACGTTGATGTGGTCAGGGACCATGTGCACAATTTAGAACCACCTAACCATGATGCAGCACAGATGGAGAAGAATGACAATGAAGATATTCCAATTAACGAGACTGCATTTTACAAACTGGAGATGACTAAGATCCAACTATTTACAGCACACGGGGTTCCA ACTGTTCTTGAAGTAGAAGATTACATGAAAGCTCAGCCTGATGCCATAGCACACGCAGCTTCCAAAATCATATCGCGTCTGCAAGCTTGCGGAGAAAAGACTGAACAAGCCCTCAAATCTCTGTGTTGGAGATGCAAGGCTATTCAAGTGGAG GAGGCACAACTTATCTGTGTAGACTCACTCGGGTTTGACGTAAGGGTTTGTTCAGGCACGCAAGTTCAAACGTTGAGATTTGCATTTAAGAAAAGG GCTACTTCAGAGTACAGTGCTGAGAGACAACTCAATGATATACTATTTCCAGGAAGTCACCAGAAGCCACAAAAATTGACTCAGACACATCAAAATGAATGCTAA
- the LOC107464505 gene encoding protein PELPK1: protein MASFKFSLAILPLLLLTFSSITCHIMIAEARSLIDSMPQPEVSKIPKPELPPFPKIPDIPKPELPKPEPLPKPELPSLPKVELPPPMSKPEIPKVPEIPKSVLPKVPKISKPEIPKPELSKVSNIPEPALSKIPKPELPQTSETPKPELPNKVPEISKSEFPKFPEIPKSELPKVPEIPKPELPKVPEIPKPELPEVPEIPKPELPKVPEILKPELPKVPEIPKPELPEVPEIPKPELPKVPEIPKPELPKVPEIPKPELPKIPEIPKSESPKFP, encoded by the coding sequence ATGGcctctttcaaattttcattggCAATTTTACCACTTTTGCTcttaactttttcttcaattacATGCCATATAATGATTGCAGAGGCACGCAGTCTCATTGACTCTATGCCGCAGCCAGAAGTGTCAAAAATTCCCAAGCCAGAGTTGCCACCATTTCCTAAGATTCCGGATATACCAAAGCCTGAGCTCCCCAAGCCTGAACCTCTACCAAAACCAGAATTGCCTTCACTGCCTAAGGTTGAGTTACCACCACCAATGTCCAAGCCTGAGATACCCAAAGTTCCTGAAATTCCTAAGTCAGTGTTGCCTAAAGTTCCCAAGATTTCCAAGCCTGAAATTCCTAAACCAGAATTGTCAAAAGTATCTAATATTCCAGAGCCAGCATTGTCTAAAATTCCTAAGCCAGAACTACCTCAGACTTCTGAAACTCCAAAGCCAGAATTGCCTAATAAAGTCCCTGAAATTTCAAAATCAGAATTTCCTAAATTTCCTGAAATTCCGAAATCGGAATTGCCTAAAGTCCCTGAAATTCCAAAACCAGAGTTGCCTAAAGTCCCTGAAATTCCAAAACCAGAATTACCAGAAGTTCCTGAAATTCCGAAACCAGAATTGCCTAAAGTCCCTGAAATTCTAAAACCAGAGTTGCCTAAAGTCCCTGAAATTCCAAAACCAGAATTACCAGAAGTTCCTGAAATTCCTAAACCAGAATTGCCTAAGGTCCCTGAAATTCCTAAACCAGAACTACCAAAAGTTCCTGAAATTCCTAAGCCAGAATTGCCTAAAATTCCTGAAATTCCAAAATCAGAATCACCTAAATTTCCTTAA